GAGAAACTGCGTCAGCAACAGGAGCTGGTTGACACATTCCTGAAAAACAGTCCCGACATTATTTATTACAAGGACAGAAAAGCCAGGTATACCCGTATAAACGAGGCGCATGCGAGACTGATGAGATTGGAAAAGCCGGAAGATGCCATAGGAAAAACTGATTTCGAGTTTCATGATCGCGAATTTGCTGAGCAATCTTTTCAGGATGATATGAATTTGATGAGAACCGGAGAAGCAATTGTGGACAAACTGCAGGAATTTGTGGATGCATACGGTGAACTTCGGTATATGACAACAACCAAAATCCCGATTAGAGAGAAGAATGGACGAGTTATTGGTTTGGTTGGCGTTTCGCGAGATTATTCCGAAAGGAAACAAATGGAAGATCGGTTAGAGCATGAGCGTCAGTTGTTAAGAATTCTGATGGATAGTGTACCCGACGGTATCTATTTTAAAGATGCAGAATCGCGGTTTACCCGGATCAATAAGGCAATGGGCCAATTGCTTGGAATAGAAAATGCAGATGAGGCGATCGGGAAAACCAAATCTGATTTTTTCAGAGAGAAAGAAATACAAGAGATTATTCTTGATGAAAAAGAGCTGCTACAAACCGGAAAGCCAATCATCAATAAGCCGGAAAAACTGACACTGGCAGATGGAACCATTCGTTGGATGTCGGCCACAAAGATGCCGGTTCGCGATGTTGAGGGGAACATAATCGGTCTGGTTGGTATTTCGAGAGACAACACGATTGAAGTTGAGGCTAAAAAGCATCTGGAAATAGCCAAAAATAAAGCGGAGGAGGCGAACCGGGCCAAGAGCCTGTTTTTGGCCAACATGTCGCATGAGATTCGCACGCCGATGAACGGAGTAATCGGAATGGCAGATATTCTGAGAAAGACAAAACTCAATGAAGAGCAAACGGAATATCTCGACGTAATTACCAAATCGGGAAATAACCTGGTGGCTATTATTAACGACATTCTCGATTTCTCGAAAATTGAGTCCGGGCGAATGGAGTTGGAATCGACGCCCATCAATATTCGCAAGATTGTTGAGGATGTGGCTGACGTGTTGATTATAAAGTCGAATAATAAAGGGATCGACCTGGTGACTTATATCGATGCGTCGATTCCTGACATGGTGCTTGGTGATCCGGTGCGGTTACGGCAGGTGCTTATTAATCTGGCAAATAATGCTATCAAATTTACCAAAAGCGGCGAGGTGTTTATTTCAGCGGAATTGCAGAAGGTTAATTCGGAGGTTGAAGTACTGTTTAAGGTAAAAGATACCGGAATTGGAATTCCAAAAGAGGCCCAGGAAAAGTTGTTTGATTCGTTTACACAAGTCGATTCTTCAACGACCCGAAAGTACGGAGGTACCGGCCTGGGATTGGCTATTTCGAAACGATTGAGCGAACAGATGGGCGGAGAAATCGGTTTGGAAAGCGAAGTCAATCAGGGTTCCGTCTTTTGGTTTACCGCGAAGTTTAAAAAAGCATCGGCAGAAGTAGCCATCGACCAGCCGAAAGAAGTGATTGAGTTGGAAAATGTAAAGGTGTTGATTGTCGATGATAATCGGACCAACCGGTTAATCTTCTCAAAATACTTAGAGACCTGGGATTGTTCTTCGGATGAAGCTTCCAGTGGTATGGATGCATTGAAGAAATTGAAGAGTGCTGCTTCAAAGGGAAAGCCTTACGATATCGCCTTGGTTGATTTCCAGATGAGCGAGATGGACGGACTTGACTTTGCCAGCCGTGTGAAAAAGGACCCGGATATTGCTTCAACTAAACTAATATTACTGTCATCTGTTTCCGATATTTTACCGAGAGGGCAGGTTCAAAGTGCTGGTTTTGAGTATTATTTGAATAAGCCAATAAAACTCGATCAGTTGCTTAATATAATGGCTAAAGTAACTGGTAAGCAGTTGCCTGAATCATACGTTGACGCTGCTCGTCCGACGAATCAAGGAATTAACGGAAAGAAAAGAAATCTGAAAGTTTTGGTCGCGGAAGATAATGTGATCAACCAGAAGGTTGCCATGTTGACACTAAAGTGTGTGTCTGACTCCATTGATCTGGCCAAAGACGGAAAAGAAGCCTGGAGAATGTACCGCGATAACGAGTATGACTTGATTATGATGGATATACAGATGCCACAACTGAATGGTTATGAGGTAACGAAGATGATACGGAAAGAGGAGACGGAGCAAAATGGAAAACCGATAAAAATTGTTGCTATGACAGCAAACGCACTTCAGGAAGACATTGATTTGTGTTTGAGTATCGGGATGGACGGTTATTTAAGTAAGCCATTTAAAGCTGAAGATGTGATCGAGACCGTGGATAAGCTTTTTTAGGTTATTAATTATATACATGAAGAAAAATCCCCGCACTAAAATTTAGGTTGGGATTTTTCTTTAGTGTAACCCGATACGGTACGAGAATTTGACTAAGAAAATATTGTACGGTTGGTTGCCGTTGAATAAGTTATCGAAACTCCTGTCCAAATTAAAATCACCTAAGCTGTCGGAATAATCTCTTGATTGAGACCAAACAAGATAAACCGTTGAACCAGGCGTATATTCCCAGCGAACAACCAGATTAGATAGAAACTCGTTGAAATTAAAGTCCGGTTGCTCGAAGGAATAATCATTAGTTCCATCCTGATTTTCGTCGATGTAGTACATCTCCTCTGAATTGTTGTAAGTCAGCTGATTTGGAGAATAGAGCTGGAACCTGTCGGAGAATCGATCGGCTTTGGGATCGGTAATCATCTTAAACGCGTTGTATTTTCCGGAAGCGAAAAACGGTTGTCCCCAGTACTGAATGGTTAGATCGGGCGTCAGGTTAATGTTAACACGCATCGAAAAACTCAATACTTTTTGGTCGAGATGTGCCATCAGGTAGCGATTATTCCCGTTTACTGAATATTCATCCACATACTGCAACTCTCTTTTCTGTTTGTACAGCGATGGCTCCAAACTGAAATTGAGCGTATTGTTTGGTCTGTATTCAATTTCAGGTGAATACGAGCATGAGGTGCGACTGTTGTATTTGTTCCAGTTGTTACTTCCAAAGTAGGATAGTTTCAGTTTCTTGCGTTCGTCGGTCTCGATTCCGTACCAAATATTCAATCCTCCCGGGACAATCATACCCGGACCTCCCCGCAGAATGTAATTGTCTACCTCGTCGCTGTCGAAATTGATTCCGGAATGGAATGACCAATAGTTTTTAAACTCAATGTAACTATTTACATTCCCTCCGGAATTGAGGTATTGTCCGCTGAAATCCCATACGTTCCATTGGTTCAGGTTCAAATTGGCTTTCCGCATGATTCCTTTGGGCTCGTTAAAACGGTAACCCATCCAGAAAACCTGGAAAATCTGGTCGGTGGAGCGTAGGTAACCCACATCGTTCAGTTCAAGTCCCGGAGATTTAGCCATAGCAGCCAGCAGGAATTTCAGATCTCCGCCAATCTTTCCGAATTGGATATTTCCTCCATATCCCGAAAGGCTTGTTCTTGTGCTATCTAAATGAATATGTGTTGCGTCGGGTCGCTGATAATAATGTCTGGAAGAGGTTTGGGTTTCCAGTAGTGCCTCTTTAGTTCCCTCTACTTTACTAAAAGCTCCGTGTACAGAGAGCAGGTAATTTTTGTCGTTGAAATATTGGGTGAAATCAAGTCCTCCGGTTGTCGCCGAACGATGGAGGTAGTCTTTCAAAACATTATCGAGTTGGCGGGAAGTGTTGGTGACCATTCCGCCAATCAGTGTATTCCCTTTGTTTAAGTCTTTCTGCAAACGTCCAACGAAATAGTTGGTTAAAGGCTCTACCGTTTGTTTCCGCTGTTCTCCTTCGTATGCAATTTTTGCTTTTTCTTCCGCGGCAACACTTTCAATGATTCCGACCGACCAACCCGATTCCGTCTTGCCAGTTAATTTGGCTGCACCAATGATTGAGGTGTTTTTCGGACTGTCGATGTATTCGTTGTCTCGCAAGTCCGGTTCGTATTGAGGTCTGCGTCCTATTCGGCGCGAGTAAAACAGGTTCTCGGTGGAAAGATCGCCGTCACCAAATCCTAACGGGAAACTGGTAATACTTTTTCCTTCGATGAAGAAAGGGCGCTTTTCGCGGAAGAAAGTTTCGAAGGCAGTTAAATTGACTTCTGATGGATCCGCTTCTACCTGGCCGAAATCGGGATTAATGGTGAAGTCAAGAGTTAGGTTATTGGTTACACCAATCTTTCCGTCAAGGCCGGCATTCAACCGGTTTTTGTGGCCGGTCGAAAATGGATTGCCCTCTTCTTTTGGGTACGATTCTACTCCGGCCACCACGTAGGGAGTCAGGTCGAGCTGTTTCTTCGGTTTAATGTTGCTTAATCCCCCCAGTTCTCCGTACAAATAGACAAATCCGGGCGCATTGCGGGCAATCGGTTGCCAAAAATCGGTTTCGGCATAACGATAGATGTAACGTGCGGCCTCCAAACCCCAAACTGAAGATGAGTTCTTTTTAAAACGCAGCTGAGTAAAAGGTATTTTCATTTCGGCGCTCCAGCCCCACGAAGTCATGCTTGTTTTCACGTACCAAATCGGGTCCCAGGTGTCATCTTCATTGTCGCCGTCGTTGCTGACAGCTGCATCGCATTTAACTCCCGAAGCGGTTACCAGGAAAGTGAAAGCGGTACGGAGGTCATGATAACTGTCAAATGAAACGCCCACATAATCTCCGTCGAGATTGTCCCGCCGGCTCATTCTTCTGACGATGCTGTCGGGGGCGGTGTCGAAAGCTTTTATGCCAACATAAATAAAGTTATCGTCATACATAATTTTGAAAGTCGTATTCTGGCGGGGCGCTTTCCCTTCGTATGGCTCCCTTTGCGTAAAGCTGTCTTCCCACGGCCCGGATCGCCAGGCTGGTTCCGACAGATTTCCATCGATGGTGAGCGGTGACTGAAGTCTGGTGGCATTGTAGCGTTTCTTCTGAACGTCCTGTCCGAATACGTTACTCGCTATAATGAGAAAAAATATGAATAGAAAAAACGGTTTTTTCATGGTTTGAAATTCGCAGATTAGCTTTCATCTTAAAAGGACGCCGGAAAAGTCGTTTCGTTACACGTTTGTCTGACTTATTGTTTGCTTATTTCTAAGGTGCGTTGGTTAGTATTCTGATGAGTAGTGTGTTAGATGGGTTTGGCGGCAGCGTTATTGATGACAAATTGGTATAGATGAGTTACCAATTGTCGGCAATATGAAAGGGCATAGCTGAACAATTTTATATTTTCCTAATTCTGCCAATTCATTATCTTTGTACGCACTCAAAAAAACGGGAATACAAATGTTTGAAAATCTTACCGACAGGTTAGAGAAATCGTTTAAACTGCTCAAAGGTTCGGGGCAGATTACCGAGATAAATGTTGCCGAAACATTAAAGGATGTTCGTCGTGCACTGCTTGACGCCGACGTAAACTTCAAAATAGCCAAAGATTTTACCAATCGTGTGAAGGACAAAGCCATCGGGCAGAAAGTGCTCGAATCGGTGAAGCCGGGACAGATGATGGTCAAAATCGTTCACGACGAGTTGGCGGAACTGATGGGAGGCGAGACGGTTGATATTTCGTTAACGAAATCACCGTCAGTGATTCTGATGTCAGGTTTGCAGGGATCTGGTAAAACTACCTTTTCCGGAAAACTGGCCAATCGTTTAAAATCGAAGCAGAAAAAGAACCCGTTGTTGGTTGCCTGCGACATCTATCGTCCGGCTGCAATCGAGCAGCTTAAGGTAGTCGGCGAATCAATTGAGGTTCCGGTATATACAGAAGAAGGTGTTAAAGACCCGGTCAAGATTGCCAAAAATGCGATTAAGAAAGCAAAAGCAGAAGGCAATGACGTGGTCATTATCGATACCGCCGGTCGTTTGGCCATCGATGAGCAGATGATGCAGGAAATCGAGGCCATTAAAAAGGCTATCGATCCGGAGGAAACGCTCTTCGTGGTTGATTCCATGACAGGTCAGGACGCTGTGAATACGGCTAAAGAGTTTAACGAACGACTCGATTTCGATGGAGTTATTCTGACTAAACTCGATGGTGATACCCGTGGTGGTGCGGCACTTTCCATTCGTACGGTAGTTGAGAAACCTATCAAATTTGTGGGTACCGGCGAAAAAATGGATGCGATTGACGTTTTCCACCCGAGTCGTATGTCCGACCGGATTCTCGGTATGGGTGATATCGTTTCGTTGGTGGAGCGTGCTCAGGAGCAATTCGACGAAGAGGAAGCCCGCAAATTACAGAAGAAACTGGCGAAGAACCAGTTCAACTTCAACGATTTCCTGACGCAGATTCAGCAAATCAAAAAGATGGGTAACCTGAAGGATTTGGCTGCGATGATTCCGGGAATGCGCAAAGCTTTGAATAATATTGATTTGGAAGACGATGCCTTCAAGCACATCGAAGCCATTATCTATTCCATGACACCTGATGAGCGTGACAATCCGGCTTTGATTGATGGTTCCCGTCGTAAGCGTATCGCTACCGGTTCAGGAACGAACATTCAGGAAGTAAACCGTTTGATTAAGCAATTCGGGGAAACCCGGAAAATGATGAAGATGGTTTCGCAGGGCGGAAATGTGCGTAACATGGCTGCTAAAGCGCAACGTGGAAAAAGAAGATAAGTTCAATCATCAAAATAATATCTTCAATGATTTTACTGGACGGAAAAAAGACATCGGCCGAATTAAAAGCCGAGATTGCTGAAGAAGTAAAAGTGCTGAAAAGCAATGGCAAAAAAACTCCTCATCTGGCAGCGGTACTGGTTGGTCACGATGGCGGAAGCGAGTCGTACGTAGCTTTCAAGATGAAGGATTGCGCCGAGGTCGGTTTCAAATCGAGCCTGGTTCGTTTCGAAGACGACGTGACCGAAGAAGAATTGTTGGCGAAAGTGGACGAGTTGAATAATGATGAGGATGTGGACGGATTTATCGTTCAGTTGCCTTTGCCCAAACACATTTCCGAACAGAAAATTATTGAAGCGATTGACCCGAAGAAAGATGTGGACGGATTTCATCCGATTAATGTCGGGCGCATGGTTATTGGGCTGCCTTGCTTTGTTTCGGCTACGCCCGATGGTATCGTGGATTTGTTGAAGCGTTATAATATTGAAACGTCAGGTAAGAATTGTGTCGTGGTTGGACGAAGCAACATTGTCGGTCGCCCGTTGAGTGTCCTGATGTCTCAGAAAGCGATAAATGCCACGGTGACGGTTGCTCACAGCCGTACCAAGAACCTGAAAGAGTTGTGTGCCAGCGCTGATATTCTGATTGCAGCATTGGGTTCGCCTGAGTTCATTAAAGGTGACATGGTGAAAGAAGGAGCGGTTGTTATCGACGTAGGAACCACGCGTGTAAAATCGGATAAGACGAAATCGGGCTTTAAGCTGAAAGGCGATGTAGCATTTGATGAAGTAGCTGAAAAATGTTCTTACATCACGCCTGTTCCCGGAGGTGTTGGCCCGATGACCCGTGTATCGTTATTGAAAAATACCTTGTTGGCTGCGAAAGGTGAGATTTATTCGTAGCGTACTTTGAAATAAAAATATTGACTTTAAGAGCTGTCTGTCTGGCAGCTCTTTTTTTAGCTCTTCACGGTAGTTTAATCCGTTATAGATGAACCGAAACAGAGTTGAAAACGTTTTCTAAACTGAAAATATTCACTGCTTAATATAACCGTAGTATGAAAATGACACCAATGAAAGTTAGCCGATTTCAGGTTAGGTTATCCTGGATTTTCTCCCTTTTTCTGTTTACTGCCTGTGCAACGGTTCCGTTAACCGGAAGACAGCAGCTGAACCTGGTTCCTGAGTCTGAAATGTTGTCGATGAGTCTGACACAATACGATGACTTCCTGAAAAGTAATCAATTGTCCAACAATCAGCAGGAAACTGCAATGGTCAAGAGGGTCGGAAAGCGGATTGCCGCGGCGGTTGATCAATATCTGAAAGATAATGGTTTAGGAGATCGGGTGAAAGACTTTAACTGGGAGTTTAACCTGGTGAAAGATTCGGTAGCCAACGCATGGTGTATGCCCGGTGGAAAAGTGGTAGTTTATACCGGAATATTACCGATTACCAAAAATGAAAATGGTTTGGCCGTTGTAATGGGACACGAAATCGCCCATGCTATAGCACGCCACGGCAACGAGCGTATGAGCCAGGAGATGTTGGTTCAGCTCGGCGGAATGGGATTGGCGGCAGCTATCGATCAGAAGCCTGAAGAGACTAAAAAAATATATATGACTGCTTATGGAGTCGGCGCCCAGGTGGGAGCTATCCTTCCGTATTCGAGGAGTCACGAGCTGGAAGCGGATAAAATGGGGTTGATGTTTATGGCGATGGCCGGATATGATCCCCGAGGAGCAGTTGACTTTTGGAAGCGGATGGAGGCGAACGGAGGAAGCGGGATGCCCGAATTCCTTAGTACACACCCGGTTGATTCGCATCGGATTGCTCAAATAAAACAGGACTTACCGGAGGCTTTAAAATATTACCAACAGGCGAAGGATAATTAGCCTTCACTATCCATATTCGTTATAAATATTGCATTTTCTGTTTTACAACCTATTATTTGGTGTACATAATATGTTCTCTTTTAAGCTTTTTTAATTCTTTTTTATAATTTTGAAAAGATTCGAACAATACACAGAAAATTAAAATTTTCGAATATGGAAGGTATTGATAAAAAGGATGGAACTGATAATCACGACAAAGGTGATAAGAAGTTTCGTGAAGAGATTTATTCGAAAGCTGTAAGAGCTGGAAAAAGAACGTACTTTTTTGATGTAAAAATGACTCGTAAGGACGAGTATTATCTAACCATCACGGAAAGTAAGAAAAAGTTTGATCAGGATGGCAAGTACCATTTCGAAAAACACAAAATCTTCCTGTACAAAGAGGATTTCGGCAAATTTTCGGATGGACTTACAGAGATTATCGATTACATTCAGGAACGTCAGCCTTATGAACCTCGTGAAACTGAGGAAAAGGATGTACTAAAAGAGTACTCTGACGTTGAGTTCGAAGATTTGGCATCAAGCTAACAAAGCGGTTAAGAGAATAGAAGAACAGCCGCTGAAATACTCAGCGGCTGTTCTCGTTCTGGTAATATTTTCATAAGGTACTGAACCGGTAGCCTAACTAATCCCTAATCCTAAACCATTTTTCTTTCCTGCCGGATAGCCTCGTAGGCTTCGTTAACCTTTTGAAATTTTTCTTTAGCGGCTTTCTGAACATCTTCTCCGAGGTAGCTAACTTTATCGGGGTGATACTTTACGGCCATTTTGCGGTAGGCTTTCTTGATTTCATCCTCGGTGGCTGTTGAAGGTATCTCCAAAACCTGGTATGCCCAGTCCGTACTGGGAATGAACATAGATTCGATTGAATTGTAATCAGCATCGGATACCCCCAGGAAGTAGGCAATGTTTTTCACTAGTACTTTTTCCCGTGGATCAATCTCGCGGTCTGCAGCTGCAATGCCAAACAAAAAGTGTATCAGCTGTAGCCGCGAAGAGTAGTCCATGTGGCGTTTGATTTGGTGGCAGACTTCTGCAACCGGTATGTTTTGTTCCAGTAATCCTTTGAGCGATTTCACCGCTTCGGTAGCGGTTTCAACGCCAAAGTTTTGCTTGAAGAAGCTTTTTACGTAATCCAGTTCCGAACGGAGCACTTTGCCGTCGGCTTTTAGAACGGCTGCGACCAGCACCAGCAGGCTAACCACGTAGTCTCCCTGCGTTGTTGGTTTGCGTTGTTGTGTCTGGTCGTACGGATGTTGGTATTGATTGATATTTACATCGGCACTGTCGATAACCGAGCCGATAATAAAACCGATTAACCCTCCGATAGGGCCAAGGACCGTCCATCCCAGGCCGCCGCCAATCCATTTAGCGAATTTTCCCATTGTTCTTAAAACGTTTATCCAATTCAACAACCTGCGGTATTACCAGGTTCGAGTTGTTGTTCTCAATAATGTAGTCAGCCAGTTTTCTCTTTTCCTCTTCCGGCCACTGATTCTGAATTCTTTTTTTTACCTGCTCGTAAGTTAGTTTGTCACGACTAACTACCCGTGCGATGCGTGTTTCTTCTGGTGCCGTTACGAGGATAATTTCATCCATGTTTTTGTAAAAGCCACTTTCAAACAAGATTGCGGCTTCGTAAATAATGTACGGGGCACGACCATTAACCGTCAGCCAATGCTCATAATGTGCGTGTACAACCGGATGAACCAGCTCGTTGACTTCCTTTAATAACGACTTATTGGAAAAGATAAAGTCGGCTAACTTCTTCCGATCCAGTTTCCCGTTTTCGAAATAGATAAAAGAGCCAAACAGGTTAATGAGGCCTTTTTTAATATCCTGATTTTCGTCCTGCAGCTTTTTGGCTTCGGCATCGGCTTCATAAACAGGCGCACCTAACAAACGGAAAATCTCGCAAATAGTAGACTTCCCGCTGCCTATCCCGCCGGTTACTCCAATTTGTTTCATTGGTTGCTGTTTTTCTTTTCCAGGATAAATTCGACTTCCTTAGGATAGTAATCGTACGAAATAATATTCTGTGGATGTTTTTCCATCGTTACCGGAAGTTTTTGACGCGAAGTGCTGATGCTGTCATAATCGATGGAAGGCTGGAAACTATCAGCACTGATTTGATCGTATTGGCTCAATCCCACCTTGTACGAAACCTTAATGGACGAGGGAAAAGCCTTCAGGTCAACGCTGTCGGGAACATGCTTGATGACGAGCGGAATTTCGCGGGTTCCTTCAGTTATTTGTTCTACGGGAATATTCAGTACTACGCGGCGGGGTATAAACTGTAATTCATTATTTGCGGCGATTGAAACATTTCGCTGAATGCTGTGTGAAAGATTCTTGTATTCTTGTCTCCGGGTCGATACAAATTTTAATGTATCCAAAACATCCTCGGGGCCTCTAACCACTACCGAGTCGGGTGTGGTATAAGGAGATTGTTTCAACATGTACTGGTTCAACAGGGTGACATTTACTTCCGGTTTGACCAGAAACTTTCGTTCAACAATCGGGTCGAAATTAAAATAGAGGCTGTCCGGGTAAATGTTCAGTACCTGGATTTCGTTACTAATCTGATTAACAATCATGCTCCGGTTGGCTTCGGTTGAAGCTGAAAAACCAAAGTGATTATTTTCTGAAACTTTGTGCTTGGTCTTCAGTTCACTCACGTTGATTAAAATGGGAGAGAAAGATAACCTGAGTTTGTGACGCAACAAGGTGAAGCCGTAAGCATTCACCGTACATTCCAGTCGCTGCGGAAGTGGTTGAGATAACTTCTGGTCGGTAGGAAGATCGATATATTTTACCGGAAAGGAGATACGGGCCGTGTAATTCTTACTGAGGTTATTCAGGGTCCAGAAAAAGGACGAAATCGCAAAGCAGATGAGAAATATAAACAGTTTGCCGTCGCGGCGAAGCGGATGTTCGTCACGGAAAAATCTTTTGATTTTATATATCCTTGTTCGTATTTCTCTAATCACGGCCAACTAAAATTTAAAAAAGGCTGGAAGAACCAGCCTTTTATCATTTTTGCTGCGGTGCGTCGCTGATGTCTTTTAGCACAACACTCTTGTCTACTTTTACCTTCACGTTAGGGGCAATTTCGAGGAAGATAATGTTGTCTTTAATTTCAACAATCCGTCCATACAATCCACCGGTAGTCACTACTTTATCGCCTTTTTGTAACGAAGAGCGGAAATTTCGTAGTTCTTTCTGACGTTTCATTTGGGGTCTGATCATGAAAAAATAGAAAACGACCATAATCAATACCAGGGGAAGAAAGGTCATCAATGGGTTGGT
This Prolixibacter sp. NT017 DNA region includes the following protein-coding sequences:
- a CDS encoding PAS domain-containing hybrid sensor histidine kinase/response regulator; this translates as MERIAVFYIDTTIVSKILDAVSECSGFSAVFLNDKSSFAKDIQRINPNLFITGLDDFKDMVEESAMRDILYSGKFKVVLIDNSGNNDLSELPEFVSIISDELNPNSMRILLKEMVSECKREIQTSEHLDWVIQHIPTAIFWKDARLKYMGCNQIFAGDRGLNNLEQVIGLTDFDLFSSDEAVNNIARDREVLSTGQSMINYVEAILNRDGKTEWLRKSKIPMRNEKGDIIGILGMYEKITDQKLAEAELKKEKDFLQMLMDNIPDTIYFKNTKSEFTRINQAQANLFGIETPEEAIGKTDADYFDKRHARQALNDEQELFSKGIPLVNQVEKIVTAKGLKYVTATKIPIRNQADRIIGLVGISRDVTREQVYEEKLRQQQELVDTFLKNSPDIIYYKDRKARYTRINEAHARLMRLEKPEDAIGKTDFEFHDREFAEQSFQDDMNLMRTGEAIVDKLQEFVDAYGELRYMTTTKIPIREKNGRVIGLVGVSRDYSERKQMEDRLEHERQLLRILMDSVPDGIYFKDAESRFTRINKAMGQLLGIENADEAIGKTKSDFFREKEIQEIILDEKELLQTGKPIINKPEKLTLADGTIRWMSATKMPVRDVEGNIIGLVGISRDNTIEVEAKKHLEIAKNKAEEANRAKSLFLANMSHEIRTPMNGVIGMADILRKTKLNEEQTEYLDVITKSGNNLVAIINDILDFSKIESGRMELESTPINIRKIVEDVADVLIIKSNNKGIDLVTYIDASIPDMVLGDPVRLRQVLINLANNAIKFTKSGEVFISAELQKVNSEVEVLFKVKDTGIGIPKEAQEKLFDSFTQVDSSTTRKYGGTGLGLAISKRLSEQMGGEIGLESEVNQGSVFWFTAKFKKASAEVAIDQPKEVIELENVKVLIVDDNRTNRLIFSKYLETWDCSSDEASSGMDALKKLKSAASKGKPYDIALVDFQMSEMDGLDFASRVKKDPDIASTKLILLSSVSDILPRGQVQSAGFEYYLNKPIKLDQLLNIMAKVTGKQLPESYVDAARPTNQGINGKKRNLKVLVAEDNVINQKVAMLTLKCVSDSIDLAKDGKEAWRMYRDNEYDLIMMDIQMPQLNGYEVTKMIRKEETEQNGKPIKIVAMTANALQEDIDLCLSIGMDGYLSKPFKAEDVIETVDKLF
- a CDS encoding DUF5916 domain-containing protein, whose amino-acid sequence is MKKPFFLFIFFLIIASNVFGQDVQKKRYNATRLQSPLTIDGNLSEPAWRSGPWEDSFTQREPYEGKAPRQNTTFKIMYDDNFIYVGIKAFDTAPDSIVRRMSRRDNLDGDYVGVSFDSYHDLRTAFTFLVTASGVKCDAAVSNDGDNEDDTWDPIWYVKTSMTSWGWSAEMKIPFTQLRFKKNSSSVWGLEAARYIYRYAETDFWQPIARNAPGFVYLYGELGGLSNIKPKKQLDLTPYVVAGVESYPKEEGNPFSTGHKNRLNAGLDGKIGVTNNLTLDFTINPDFGQVEADPSEVNLTAFETFFREKRPFFIEGKSITSFPLGFGDGDLSTENLFYSRRIGRRPQYEPDLRDNEYIDSPKNTSIIGAAKLTGKTESGWSVGIIESVAAEEKAKIAYEGEQRKQTVEPLTNYFVGRLQKDLNKGNTLIGGMVTNTSRQLDNVLKDYLHRSATTGGLDFTQYFNDKNYLLSVHGAFSKVEGTKEALLETQTSSRHYYQRPDATHIHLDSTRTSLSGYGGNIQFGKIGGDLKFLLAAMAKSPGLELNDVGYLRSTDQIFQVFWMGYRFNEPKGIMRKANLNLNQWNVWDFSGQYLNSGGNVNSYIEFKNYWSFHSGINFDSDEVDNYILRGGPGMIVPGGLNIWYGIETDERKKLKLSYFGSNNWNKYNSRTSCSYSPEIEYRPNNTLNFSLEPSLYKQKRELQYVDEYSVNGNNRYLMAHLDQKVLSFSMRVNINLTPDLTIQYWGQPFFASGKYNAFKMITDPKADRFSDRFQLYSPNQLTYNNSEEMYYIDENQDGTNDYSFEQPDFNFNEFLSNLVVRWEYTPGSTVYLVWSQSRDYSDSLGDFNLDRSFDNLFNGNQPYNIFLVKFSYRIGLH
- the ffh gene encoding signal recognition particle protein, which translates into the protein MFENLTDRLEKSFKLLKGSGQITEINVAETLKDVRRALLDADVNFKIAKDFTNRVKDKAIGQKVLESVKPGQMMVKIVHDELAELMGGETVDISLTKSPSVILMSGLQGSGKTTFSGKLANRLKSKQKKNPLLVACDIYRPAAIEQLKVVGESIEVPVYTEEGVKDPVKIAKNAIKKAKAEGNDVVIIDTAGRLAIDEQMMQEIEAIKKAIDPEETLFVVDSMTGQDAVNTAKEFNERLDFDGVILTKLDGDTRGGAALSIRTVVEKPIKFVGTGEKMDAIDVFHPSRMSDRILGMGDIVSLVERAQEQFDEEEARKLQKKLAKNQFNFNDFLTQIQQIKKMGNLKDLAAMIPGMRKALNNIDLEDDAFKHIEAIIYSMTPDERDNPALIDGSRRKRIATGSGTNIQEVNRLIKQFGETRKMMKMVSQGGNVRNMAAKAQRGKRR
- the folD gene encoding bifunctional methylenetetrahydrofolate dehydrogenase/methenyltetrahydrofolate cyclohydrolase FolD, translated to MILLDGKKTSAELKAEIAEEVKVLKSNGKKTPHLAAVLVGHDGGSESYVAFKMKDCAEVGFKSSLVRFEDDVTEEELLAKVDELNNDEDVDGFIVQLPLPKHISEQKIIEAIDPKKDVDGFHPINVGRMVIGLPCFVSATPDGIVDLLKRYNIETSGKNCVVVGRSNIVGRPLSVLMSQKAINATVTVAHSRTKNLKELCASADILIAALGSPEFIKGDMVKEGAVVIDVGTTRVKSDKTKSGFKLKGDVAFDEVAEKCSYITPVPGGVGPMTRVSLLKNTLLAAKGEIYS
- a CDS encoding M48 family metallopeptidase, which codes for MKVSRFQVRLSWIFSLFLFTACATVPLTGRQQLNLVPESEMLSMSLTQYDDFLKSNQLSNNQQETAMVKRVGKRIAAAVDQYLKDNGLGDRVKDFNWEFNLVKDSVANAWCMPGGKVVVYTGILPITKNENGLAVVMGHEIAHAIARHGNERMSQEMLVQLGGMGLAAAIDQKPEETKKIYMTAYGVGAQVGAILPYSRSHELEADKMGLMFMAMAGYDPRGAVDFWKRMEANGGSGMPEFLSTHPVDSHRIAQIKQDLPEALKYYQQAKDN
- a CDS encoding DUF3276 family protein; translation: MEGIDKKDGTDNHDKGDKKFREEIYSKAVRAGKRTYFFDVKMTRKDEYYLTITESKKKFDQDGKYHFEKHKIFLYKEDFGKFSDGLTEIIDYIQERQPYEPRETEEKDVLKEYSDVEFEDLASS
- a CDS encoding TerB family tellurite resistance protein, whose protein sequence is MGKFAKWIGGGLGWTVLGPIGGLIGFIIGSVIDSADVNINQYQHPYDQTQQRKPTTQGDYVVSLLVLVAAVLKADGKVLRSELDYVKSFFKQNFGVETATEAVKSLKGLLEQNIPVAEVCHQIKRHMDYSSRLQLIHFLFGIAAADREIDPREKVLVKNIAYFLGVSDADYNSIESMFIPSTDWAYQVLEIPSTATEDEIKKAYRKMAVKYHPDKVSYLGEDVQKAAKEKFQKVNEAYEAIRQERKMV